Proteins found in one Fulvitalea axinellae genomic segment:
- the rpsC gene encoding 30S ribosomal protein S3 encodes MGQKVNPIGLRLGIVRGWDSNWYGGKAFSDKLVEDQKIRKYITARIPKGGISKVVIERTLKRITLTVHTARPGVVIGKGGSEVDRLKEELRKLTGKDIQINIFEVKRPEVDAKLVGESIGQQLKARISYRRAMKQAIAASMRVGAKGIKIKVSGRLGGAEMARTEMYKEGRIPLHTLRADIDYALCEANTIYGKIGIKVWIFKGEKYGKQDLSPSAEVNQGGNRRNNQGGGNRRGGKQRRRK; translated from the coding sequence ATGGGACAAAAAGTTAACCCAATCGGATTACGACTTGGTATCGTCAGAGGCTGGGACTCTAACTGGTACGGAGGCAAAGCTTTTTCTGACAAACTGGTTGAAGACCAAAAAATTAGAAAATATATCACTGCCAGAATTCCTAAAGGTGGAATCTCAAAGGTAGTAATCGAAAGAACGCTCAAGCGTATCACTCTTACTGTTCACACTGCCCGTCCGGGTGTTGTTATCGGTAAAGGTGGTTCAGAGGTTGATCGTCTTAAAGAAGAACTCCGCAAACTGACTGGCAAAGATATCCAGATCAACATCTTCGAAGTTAAGCGTCCTGAAGTTGACGCCAAGCTCGTTGGTGAGTCTATCGGCCAGCAGTTGAAGGCTCGTATATCGTACCGTCGTGCCATGAAGCAGGCTATTGCGGCTTCTATGCGCGTGGGTGCTAAGGGTATCAAAATCAAGGTATCCGGACGTTTAGGTGGCGCTGAAATGGCCCGTACCGAAATGTACAAAGAGGGACGTATTCCTTTGCATACATTGCGTGCGGACATTGACTACGCACTTTGCGAGGCGAACACTATCTATGGTAAGATCGGTATCAAAGTTTGGATCTTCAAAGGTGAGAAGTACGGAAAGCAGGACTTGTCGCCAAGCGCTGAAGTGAACCAAGGTGGTAACCGTCGCAACAACCAAGGAGGTGGCAACCGTCGCGGTGGAAAACAGCGTAGAAGAAAATAA
- the rplV gene encoding 50S ribosomal protein L22, producing MKAVARLNNCPTSPRKMRLVADMIRGRRVGDAINILKFEKKHNSISLEKLLMSAISNWQNLNEDQDIETAELFVKEISVDGGRILKRLRPAPQGRAHRIRKRSNHVTIVVDSLSNEVVKSDNA from the coding sequence ATGAAAGCTGTAGCCAGATTAAACAACTGTCCTACTTCTCCTCGCAAGATGAGACTGGTTGCGGACATGATCCGTGGCCGTCGCGTGGGTGATGCGATCAACATCCTTAAGTTTGAGAAAAAGCACAACTCTATCTCTCTCGAGAAATTGTTGATGTCGGCTATCTCGAACTGGCAGAACCTCAACGAGGATCAGGATATCGAGACCGCGGAGCTTTTCGTAAAAGAAATTAGCGTAGACGGAGGTAGAATCCTGAAGCGTCTGAGACCCGCTCCGCAAGGTCGCGCTCACCGCATCAGAAAAAGATCCAATCACGTGACTATCGTGGTGGATAGCTTGTCTAATGAAGTAGTAAAATCTGATAACGCATAA
- the rpsK gene encoding 30S ribosomal protein S11, with the protein MAQRKKEKAKKRVVQVEAVGQAHIKASFNNIIISLTNASGQVISWASAGKMGFRGSKKNTPYAAQMAAQNCAQTAYDLGLRKVEVFVKGPGSGRESAIRTLQNSGIEVTSIKDVTPLPHNGCRPPKRRRV; encoded by the coding sequence ATGGCACAAAGAAAGAAAGAAAAAGCCAAAAAGAGAGTAGTTCAAGTTGAAGCGGTCGGCCAAGCTCACATTAAGGCCTCATTCAATAACATCATTATCTCTTTGACTAACGCTTCAGGCCAAGTGATTTCTTGGGCTTCAGCGGGTAAGATGGGCTTCCGTGGCTCTAAGAAAAACACTCCTTACGCTGCTCAGATGGCGGCTCAAAACTGCGCCCAGACTGCGTACGATTTGGGATTGAGGAAAGTGGAAGTTTTCGTAAAAGGCCCTGGCTCTGGTCGTGAGTCTGCTATCCGTACTCTCCAAAACAGCGGTATCGAAGTGACGTCTATCAAAGACGTGACTCCTTTGCCACACAACGGATGCCGTCCGCCGAAGAGAAGAAGAGTTTAA
- the infA gene encoding translation initiation factor IF-1 — translation MAKQKSIEQDGSIVEALSNAMFRVELENGHQVIAHISGKMRMHYIKILPGDRVKLEMSPYDLTKGRIVYRYK, via the coding sequence ATGGCAAAGCAAAAGTCAATTGAACAGGACGGGAGTATCGTAGAAGCGTTGTCGAATGCGATGTTCCGTGTTGAGCTGGAAAACGGGCATCAAGTGATAGCGCATATTTCCGGAAAAATGAGGATGCACTATATCAAGATCCTCCCCGGAGACCGCGTTAAGCTCGAAATGTCTCCTTATGACTTGACGAAAGGAAGAATCGTTTACAGGTATAAGTAA
- the rplN gene encoding 50S ribosomal protein L14: protein MIQQESRLSVADNSGAKEVLCIRVLGGTGRRYASVGDKIVVTVKSALSSSNMKKGTVSKAVVVRTKKEVRRKDGTYIRFEDNAAVLLGTNDEPRGTRIFGAVARELREKQFMKIVSLAPEVL from the coding sequence ATGATACAGCAAGAATCAAGACTTTCTGTTGCCGATAACAGTGGTGCCAAAGAAGTGTTGTGCATCCGCGTGTTGGGTGGTACCGGAAGAAGATACGCTTCAGTAGGTGACAAGATCGTTGTTACCGTGAAGTCGGCTCTTTCTTCAAGCAACATGAAAAAAGGCACTGTGTCTAAGGCCGTAGTTGTAAGAACTAAGAAAGAGGTTCGTCGTAAAGACGGAACATATATTCGTTTCGAAGACAACGCAGCGGTACTGCTCGGAACTAATGACGAGCCAAGAGGTACCCGTATCTTTGGAGCGGTAGCTCGCGAGTTGCGTGAAAAGCAGTTCATGAAGATCGTTTCATTGGCGCCGGAAGTGCTGTAA
- the rplO gene encoding 50S ribosomal protein L15 — translation MKLHTLKPAEGSVKNNKRIGRGQGSGRGGTSTRGHKGAKSRSGYSRKLGFEGGQMPLQRRVPKFGFKNPNRVEYKGVNLDALQTLAEKKGLNKITPAVLIENGIVGKNDLVKVLGRGELTIKLEVEANKFSKTAIESIEKLGGTTTVI, via the coding sequence ATGAAATTACATACGTTAAAACCAGCCGAGGGATCAGTAAAGAACAATAAGAGAATTGGCCGTGGCCAAGGGTCAGGACGTGGTGGTACGTCTACTCGCGGACACAAAGGGGCTAAGTCTCGTTCGGGATACTCTCGCAAGTTGGGCTTTGAGGGTGGTCAGATGCCTTTGCAAAGACGCGTTCCTAAGTTTGGATTCAAAAACCCAAACCGCGTAGAATATAAAGGTGTGAACCTTGATGCTTTGCAGACTTTGGCGGAAAAGAAGGGCTTGAACAAGATTACACCAGCCGTTTTGATAGAAAACGGTATCGTCGGCAAAAATGACTTGGTGAAAGTTTTGGGTCGCGGCGAACTTACCATTAAATTGGAAGTTGAGGCAAACAAGTTTTCTAAAACGGCCATCGAAAGCATTGAGAAATTAGGTGGTACTACGACGGTGATTTAA
- the ykgO gene encoding type B 50S ribosomal protein L36 produces the protein MKVKASIKKRSEDCKIIRRKGKLYVINKANPRFKQRQG, from the coding sequence ATGAAAGTTAAAGCTTCTATTAAAAAGCGTAGCGAAGATTGCAAAATCATTCGTCGCAAAGGAAAACTTTACGTTATTAACAAGGCGAACCCTAGGTTCAAACAAAGACAAGGATAA
- the rplR gene encoding 50S ribosomal protein L18 — MAIKNKKVARRLRIKRGIRRRISGTAQKPRLAVFKSNTAIYAQLVDDVKGATLAHATSRDLGSKKNCNIETSEKVGALLAERATAAGVTQVVFDRSGYVYHGKVKALAQGARNGGLKF; from the coding sequence ATGGCTATTAAAAATAAAAAGGTCGCTAGAAGACTGAGGATCAAAAGAGGCATCCGCCGTCGCATTAGCGGTACTGCGCAAAAGCCTCGTTTGGCCGTATTTAAGAGCAACACCGCCATTTACGCTCAATTGGTAGACGACGTTAAAGGTGCTACTTTGGCGCACGCTACGTCTAGAGATTTGGGGTCGAAGAAAAACTGCAACATTGAAACTTCTGAAAAAGTCGGTGCTTTATTGGCTGAAAGAGCAACTGCGGCAGGGGTTACACAAGTTGTATTCGACCGTTCTGGCTACGTATACCACGGTAAGGTTAAGGCATTGGCACAAGGCGCCAGAAACGGTGGCCTCAAATTCTAA
- the rplX gene encoding 50S ribosomal protein L24 → MKTTKVKLKIRRGDTVKVIAGNDKGKEGKVLEVLVDKQRVVVEGVREVTKHRKPSATNPQGGIEKKEAPIHISNVMLVDPAKGEATRVGRRVEDGKIVRYSKKSKETIKDA, encoded by the coding sequence ATGAAGACTACTAAAGTGAAACTCAAAATTCGTCGCGGTGATACTGTAAAGGTTATCGCTGGTAACGATAAAGGTAAAGAGGGCAAAGTTCTCGAGGTTCTCGTAGACAAGCAACGTGTTGTCGTTGAGGGCGTGCGCGAGGTTACTAAGCACAGAAAGCCTTCGGCCACGAACCCTCAAGGAGGTATCGAAAAGAAAGAGGCCCCTATCCACATCAGTAACGTTATGCTCGTAGATCCTGCCAAAGGTGAGGCTACGCGCGTTGGTCGCAGAGTGGAAGACGGCAAAATCGTAAGGTATTCTAAAAAGTCTAAGGAGACCATCAAAGATGCTTAA
- the rplP gene encoding 50S ribosomal protein L16 encodes MLQPKRTKFRKKQKGRVKGIAQRGHSIAFGSFGIKALEPGWITSRQIEAARIAVTRAMKREGQVWIRIFPDKPVTSKPAEVRMGKGKGAPEYWVAVVKPGTIMFEVGGVSQEIAQEALRLAAQKLPIKTKFVVRRDYVG; translated from the coding sequence ATGTTACAGCCAAAAAGAACAAAGTTCAGAAAGAAGCAGAAAGGCAGAGTTAAAGGAATTGCCCAAAGAGGACATTCTATCGCTTTCGGCTCTTTCGGCATTAAGGCGCTGGAGCCGGGTTGGATTACCTCAAGACAGATTGAGGCTGCCCGTATCGCCGTAACGCGCGCTATGAAAAGGGAAGGCCAAGTTTGGATCAGAATTTTCCCTGACAAGCCGGTTACGTCTAAGCCTGCCGAAGTAAGGATGGGTAAAGGTAAAGGTGCTCCGGAATACTGGGTTGCCGTAGTGAAGCCCGGTACGATTATGTTTGAGGTCGGTGGTGTGAGCCAAGAGATCGCCCAAGAGGCGTTGAGATTGGCCGCTCAGAAATTGCCGATTAAAACCAAATTTGTAGTTCGTAGAGATTACGTAGGTTAA
- the rpmC gene encoding 50S ribosomal protein L29 translates to MKNSEIAQLNKEELIEKIGSEEETLQKLRFAHAISNIENPMKLRQARKTIARLKTRLRQLELAK, encoded by the coding sequence ATGAAAAATTCCGAAATCGCACAATTGAATAAGGAGGAACTGATCGAGAAGATCGGTTCTGAGGAGGAGACCTTGCAAAAGCTCCGCTTTGCTCACGCAATCTCCAATATCGAGAACCCGATGAAACTTCGTCAGGCTCGTAAGACAATCGCAAGATTGAAAACCAGACTTCGTCAACTCGAATTAGCCAAGTAA
- the rpsH gene encoding 30S ribosomal protein S8 yields MTDPIADYLTRLRNAMKAGHRIVEIPSSKMKREITKVLHDKGYIQSYKFVDEGVQGSIKIALKYNPATKASAIVKLERISKPGLRKYASVDEMPRVLNGLGIAILSTSKGIMTDKEARNQNVGGEVLCHVY; encoded by the coding sequence ATGACTGATCCTATTGCAGATTATCTGACGCGTCTGAGGAATGCCATGAAGGCAGGTCATCGCATCGTGGAGATCCCGTCTTCTAAGATGAAACGCGAGATCACGAAAGTGCTCCACGATAAGGGATACATCCAGAGCTATAAGTTTGTGGACGAGGGCGTTCAGGGATCTATCAAGATCGCTTTGAAATACAACCCGGCTACAAAAGCTTCTGCGATTGTAAAACTTGAGCGAATCAGTAAGCCAGGTCTTAGAAAGTACGCTAGCGTTGACGAAATGCCAAGAGTACTTAACGGTCTGGGTATTGCTATCCTCTCGACGTCTAAAGGAATCATGACGGACAAAGAGGCGCGCAACCAGAATGTAGGTGGCGAAGTTTTGTGCCACGTTTATTAA
- the secY gene encoding preprotein translocase subunit SecY, which translates to MKKFISAVSNIFAIEELRTRIVTTLFLLIIFRLGSFVVLPGVNPEALQSHDEGIFGLLNTFLGGSFSRASIFGLGIMPYISASIVLQLLTVAVPYFQKMQKEGESGRNKINQITRLLTIVITIAQGASYIAGTIPKEAVVIDRALFTGTAVVILTAGTLFCMWIGERITEKGIGNGISMLIMIGIISRLPGALLGEFVSQGMAGMLFVVLELVILFFIVMGVVMLTQATRRIPVQYAKQIAGSKVYGGRRQYIPMKVNAAGVMPIIFAQSLMFIPAMIAQFWQDQSDIAQSVGQTFSDFTSWQYNLVFALLIIVFTFFYTAITINPNQIADDLKRNGGFIPGVKPGKMTSEYIDTVLSRITLPGSVFLAIVAILPAFASLAGVSREFSSFFGGTSLLIMVGVVLDTLQQVESYLLMRHYEGLMKSGKIKGGSSENVVLT; encoded by the coding sequence ATGAAAAAGTTTATTTCTGCTGTTTCGAATATTTTTGCAATTGAGGAGCTTCGGACACGTATTGTAACGACGTTATTCCTGCTCATTATTTTTCGATTAGGTTCATTTGTAGTGTTGCCGGGAGTAAACCCAGAGGCGCTGCAGTCACATGACGAGGGGATTTTCGGACTGTTGAACACTTTCCTGGGCGGGTCCTTTAGTCGGGCTTCGATCTTTGGATTGGGTATCATGCCCTATATTTCCGCTTCTATCGTGTTGCAGCTTCTGACAGTGGCTGTGCCGTACTTCCAAAAAATGCAAAAGGAAGGCGAATCTGGTAGAAATAAAATTAATCAAATCACACGATTGCTGACTATCGTAATCACTATCGCCCAAGGCGCAAGTTACATAGCCGGCACTATACCTAAAGAGGCTGTCGTTATCGACAGAGCTCTTTTCACTGGAACTGCAGTCGTAATCCTTACGGCGGGTACTTTGTTCTGCATGTGGATTGGAGAGCGGATTACCGAAAAAGGCATCGGAAATGGTATTTCGATGTTGATTATGATCGGTATCATCTCAAGACTCCCGGGAGCCCTTTTGGGCGAATTCGTAAGCCAAGGAATGGCAGGAATGCTTTTCGTTGTGCTTGAGCTCGTGATTCTTTTCTTCATCGTTATGGGTGTTGTTATGCTTACCCAAGCTACGAGAAGAATTCCAGTACAATACGCAAAACAAATCGCTGGAAGTAAGGTCTACGGAGGCCGTCGTCAGTACATTCCGATGAAAGTGAACGCAGCTGGCGTTATGCCGATCATCTTCGCTCAGTCGTTGATGTTTATCCCGGCAATGATCGCCCAGTTTTGGCAGGATCAGAGCGACATAGCTCAGTCTGTCGGCCAAACTTTCTCTGATTTCACTTCGTGGCAGTATAACTTGGTTTTCGCACTGTTGATCATTGTGTTTACCTTCTTCTACACTGCAATCACGATTAACCCGAATCAGATCGCTGACGATCTCAAAAGAAACGGTGGATTCATTCCTGGTGTAAAGCCTGGTAAGATGACATCTGAGTATATTGATACGGTTTTGTCGAGAATTACCCTTCCTGGATCGGTTTTCTTGGCTATCGTAGCTATCTTGCCTGCATTCGCAAGTCTGGCAGGTGTTTCTAGAGAGTTCTCTAGTTTCTTCGGCGGCACTAGCCTTCTCATTATGGTTGGTGTGGTACTCGATACACTTCAGCAAGTTGAGAGCTACCTGTTGATGAGACACTATGAAGGTCTTATGAAGTCTGGAAAAATCAAAGGTGGTTCATCTGAAAACGTTGTACTTACCTGA
- the map gene encoding type I methionyl aminopeptidase, with product MIQYKSEEEIALIRESAEILGRAHGLIASRIKPGVTTLELDELAYDFITKSGGKPSFKGYSGFPYTLCVSVNENVVHGFPSDTPLKEGDIVSIDCGVYYKGFHSDSAFTYPIGTVSDEVMNLLKRTKKSLYLGIEQAKLHNSIGDIGFHIQRYARTYNYGVVKELVGHGLGRNLHEAPEVPNYGLRGRGPKIRNGLVIAIEPMINLGTAEVVQEDDGWTIRTRDRKPSAHFEHTVAIVNGKTEVLTTHKYIEEYFKF from the coding sequence ATGATCCAATATAAATCGGAAGAAGAAATAGCTCTTATTCGTGAGAGCGCCGAGATATTAGGTAGAGCCCACGGTTTGATCGCTTCGCGAATCAAACCTGGGGTTACTACTTTAGAGCTGGATGAGTTGGCTTACGATTTCATTACGAAATCAGGAGGAAAACCATCCTTCAAAGGCTATTCGGGATTCCCTTACACCCTTTGTGTCTCCGTCAATGAAAATGTAGTCCACGGATTTCCGTCGGACACTCCTTTGAAAGAAGGCGATATCGTTTCGATTGACTGCGGAGTATACTACAAAGGGTTTCATAGTGATTCCGCCTTTACCTATCCGATAGGCACAGTTAGCGACGAGGTGATGAACCTTTTGAAGAGAACTAAGAAATCTCTTTATTTGGGGATAGAGCAAGCCAAGTTGCACAATAGTATCGGGGATATCGGGTTTCATATACAGCGCTACGCAAGGACGTATAATTACGGAGTTGTGAAAGAGCTGGTAGGGCATGGCCTCGGCCGTAACCTGCACGAAGCACCCGAAGTACCGAATTACGGCCTTAGAGGAAGAGGCCCCAAGATCAGAAACGGACTTGTGATTGCCATCGAGCCCATGATTAATTTGGGGACGGCGGAAGTGGTTCAGGAGGATGACGGCTGGACAATTAGGACCCGGGACAGAAAACCTTCAGCCCATTTCGAGCATACCGTCGCCATTGTCAACGGCAAAACGGAAGTGTTGACAACTCACAAGTATATTGAGGAATATTTTAAATTCTGA
- the rplE gene encoding 50S ribosomal protein L5 gives MLKPRLKDKYNNEIVPALKEKFAYKSVMQVPKIEKICINKGIGEAVADKKLVDVGVDELTLIAGQKAVPTKAKNSISNFKLREEMPIGARVTLRGDKMYEFLDRLISIALPRVRDFQGINAKGFDGRGNYTLGVKEQIIFPEISIEKVSKISGMDITFVTTANTDEESYELLKAFGMPFANKK, from the coding sequence ATGCTTAAGCCTAGGTTAAAAGATAAATATAACAACGAGATCGTACCTGCCTTGAAGGAGAAATTCGCCTACAAGTCGGTTATGCAGGTACCTAAGATCGAGAAGATCTGCATCAACAAGGGTATCGGCGAAGCTGTTGCCGACAAGAAATTGGTGGATGTAGGTGTGGACGAGTTGACTTTGATCGCAGGCCAGAAGGCTGTGCCGACCAAGGCTAAGAACTCTATCTCTAACTTTAAGTTGCGTGAGGAAATGCCTATCGGCGCTCGCGTTACTTTGCGCGGAGACAAGATGTACGAATTCCTTGATCGTTTGATCAGCATCGCTTTGCCACGTGTACGTGACTTCCAAGGCATCAACGCCAAAGGTTTCGACGGTCGCGGTAACTACACTTTGGGTGTTAAGGAGCAGATTATCTTCCCGGAAATCTCGATCGAAAAGGTCAGCAAGATCTCTGGTATGGACATCACTTTCGTAACTACGGCCAACACCGACGAGGAAAGCTACGAGCTTTTGAAAGCTTTCGGTATGCCGTTCGCTAACAAAAAATAA
- the rpsM gene encoding 30S ribosomal protein S13 produces the protein MARISGVDIPDNKRGVVSLTYIFGIGSSKAKMILSTAGVSEDKQVKDWTDEESQKIREIISENLKTEGELKSEIQLNIKRLMDIGCYRGLRHRRGLPVRGQKTKNNSRTRKGKRKTVANKKKATK, from the coding sequence ATGGCAAGAATTTCAGGCGTTGATATCCCTGACAATAAAAGGGGTGTAGTCTCATTGACTTACATTTTCGGTATTGGTTCAAGCAAAGCGAAAATGATTTTGTCGACCGCAGGTGTTAGCGAAGACAAGCAGGTTAAAGACTGGACAGACGAAGAATCGCAGAAGATTCGTGAGATCATCTCGGAAAACTTGAAAACCGAAGGTGAGCTTAAGTCAGAGATCCAGTTGAACATTAAGCGTTTGATGGATATCGGTTGCTACCGTGGTCTGCGTCACAGAAGAGGGCTTCCTGTTCGTGGTCAGAAGACGAAGAACAACTCGAGAACCAGAAAAGGTAAGCGTAAAACTGTTGCTAACAAGAAGAAGGCTACTAAATAA
- the rpsD gene encoding 30S ribosomal protein S4 produces MARYRGPKAKIARRFNEPIFGPSKALSKKAYPPGQHGRGRRRKQSEYALQLMEKQKAKYTYGVLERQFANLFDKASRKEGVTGTVLLQLLETRLDNIVYRLGISPTRRGARQFVSHKHITVNGEVVNVPSFHVKVGDVVAVRERSKSLEKITDSLSARAGKRPAWLEFDAAQFAGKVIAVPQRDEILENIQEQLIVELYSK; encoded by the coding sequence ATGGCTAGATATAGAGGACCTAAGGCTAAGATAGCTAGAAGATTTAACGAGCCTATTTTCGGACCAAGTAAAGCTTTGTCTAAAAAGGCTTATCCTCCAGGACAACACGGACGCGGACGCAGAAGAAAGCAGTCTGAATACGCTCTGCAGTTGATGGAGAAGCAAAAGGCTAAATATACTTACGGTGTCTTGGAGCGTCAGTTCGCTAACTTGTTCGACAAGGCTTCTCGTAAGGAAGGCGTAACCGGTACGGTATTGTTGCAGTTGTTGGAGACTCGTCTCGACAACATCGTATACCGTTTGGGTATTTCTCCTACTCGTCGTGGCGCAAGACAGTTCGTTTCTCACAAACACATCACAGTAAACGGAGAGGTTGTAAACGTACCTTCGTTCCACGTGAAAGTTGGTGATGTCGTGGCTGTACGCGAACGTTCGAAATCATTGGAGAAGATCACGGATTCACTGTCGGCCCGCGCTGGAAAGCGTCCGGCTTGGTTGGAGTTTGACGCAGCGCAATTTGCTGGCAAAGTGATTGCAGTACCTCAGCGTGACGAAATCCTTGAGAACATCCAGGAACAACTGATTGTCGAGCTTTACTCTAAGTAA
- the rplF gene encoding 50S ribosomal protein L6 yields the protein MSRIGNKPIQLPAGVTVEVQAGNVISVKGPKGSLEQVVDQDMIVEVVDGVVSVKRPTEQKRHKAMHGLYRSLISNMVVGVTEGYKKQLELVGVGYKAVASGQILELNLGFSHSIYMQVPAEVKVTAESAKGKSPIVTLESVDKQLIGQVCAKIRSLRPVEPYKGKGVRFVGEIVRRKAGKQAAK from the coding sequence ATGTCAAGAATCGGAAATAAGCCAATACAATTGCCAGCCGGAGTTACCGTTGAGGTACAGGCGGGCAATGTAATTTCTGTAAAAGGCCCTAAGGGTAGTCTTGAGCAAGTAGTGGATCAGGACATGATCGTCGAGGTAGTTGACGGTGTTGTTTCTGTGAAACGTCCTACCGAGCAAAAAAGACACAAGGCCATGCACGGCTTGTATCGTTCGTTGATCAGCAACATGGTTGTTGGTGTTACCGAAGGGTACAAAAAGCAATTGGAGCTTGTGGGTGTAGGTTATAAAGCTGTTGCCAGCGGCCAAATCCTTGAGTTGAACTTAGGTTTTTCACACAGTATCTACATGCAGGTTCCTGCTGAGGTAAAAGTGACTGCCGAATCGGCAAAAGGTAAGAGCCCGATCGTTACTCTTGAGAGTGTTGACAAACAACTCATCGGTCAGGTTTGCGCAAAAATCCGCTCATTGAGACCTGTCGAGCCATACAAAGGCAAAGGCGTACGTTTCGTTGGTGAGATTGTCCGCAGAAAAGCAGGTAAACAAGCAGCTAAATAA
- the rpsQ gene encoding 30S ribosomal protein S17 codes for MERNLRKERTGKVVSSKMDKTITVTVERKVKHPIYGKFMAKTTKFTAHDEKNECGEGDTVKIMETRPLSKNKRWRLVEIVEKAK; via the coding sequence ATGGAAAGAAATCTGAGAAAAGAAAGAACTGGCAAGGTCGTGAGCAGCAAAATGGACAAGACGATCACTGTCACCGTTGAGCGGAAAGTTAAGCACCCGATCTACGGAAAGTTCATGGCCAAAACCACTAAGTTCACTGCTCATGATGAGAAGAACGAGTGTGGCGAAGGCGATACAGTTAAAATTATGGAGACTAGGCCTCTTTCGAAAAACAAGCGTTGGAGATTAGTCGAAATCGTAGAAAAGGCTAAATAA
- the rpsE gene encoding 30S ribosomal protein S5: MSNNNIKKVKASDLDLKEKVVAINRVAKVVKGGRRFSFSAIVVVGNGNGVVGYGLGKANEVTDAITKGIDDAKKNLIKVPVLNGTVPHAQLGKFGGGRILLKPASQGTGVIAGGAMRAVLESAGVHDVLAKSQGSSNPHNVVKATFDALINMRDPYTVAEQRGVSMSKVFNG; this comes from the coding sequence ATGTCCAATAACAATATAAAGAAAGTTAAGGCGAGTGATCTCGACCTTAAGGAAAAAGTGGTAGCCATTAACAGGGTTGCCAAAGTTGTGAAAGGTGGACGTAGATTCAGTTTCTCGGCGATTGTTGTTGTCGGAAACGGAAATGGTGTTGTAGGTTACGGTTTGGGTAAAGCAAACGAGGTAACTGACGCTATCACTAAAGGAATCGATGACGCCAAGAAGAACCTTATTAAGGTGCCAGTGCTTAACGGAACCGTACCTCACGCACAGTTGGGTAAGTTCGGTGGCGGACGTATCTTGTTGAAGCCTGCTTCACAGGGTACTGGAGTAATCGCCGGTGGTGCGATGCGTGCTGTACTGGAGTCTGCTGGCGTACATGACGTACTTGCTAAGTCGCAGGGCTCATCTAACCCCCACAACGTTGTTAAGGCTACATTCGACGCATTGATCAACATGCGCGATCCTTATACCGTTGCTGAGCAAAGGGGCGTATCTATGTCTAAAGTCTTTAATGGTTAA
- the rpsN gene encoding 30S ribosomal protein S14: MAREAVKARERKREKLVAKYAAKRAELKANEDWAGLDKLPRNSSKVRLHNRCKLTGRPKGYMRKFGISRVTFREMASAGLIPGVTKASW, translated from the coding sequence ATGGCAAGAGAAGCAGTAAAAGCTCGCGAGCGCAAAAGAGAAAAACTCGTGGCCAAGTACGCCGCCAAAAGAGCGGAGCTTAAAGCTAATGAGGATTGGGCAGGGCTTGACAAGTTGCCTCGCAACTCTTCAAAAGTCCGTTTGCACAACCGTTGCAAACTTACCGGCCGTCCGAAGGGATACATGAGAAAATTCGGTATCTCTAGGGTTACTTTCCGCGAAATGGCCTCTGCTGGCTTGATCCCGGGCGTTACCAAGGCTAGTTGGTAA
- the rpmD gene encoding 50S ribosomal protein L30, which translates to MAKVKITQIKSTIKRPVDQKRTIIALGLGKIQKSVIVENTPAIAGMIRKVNHLVTVTEA; encoded by the coding sequence ATGGCTAAGGTTAAGATAACTCAAATTAAGAGTACTATTAAAAGGCCGGTTGACCAGAAGAGAACCATTATCGCTCTAGGTCTCGGTAAAATTCAAAAGAGTGTGATTGTTGAGAATACTCCGGCTATTGCGGGTATGATCAGAAAAGTAAATCACTTGGTTACTGTAACGGAGGCATAA